The Deltaproteobacteria bacterium genome window below encodes:
- a CDS encoding NUDIX hydrolase — MNEEITLSNTLKLPRVRSAGGLVYNDNYHILLIFKRGKWDLPKGRFEMDSDPVETALREISEETGLDKNKLTVQGRLVSTWHTTRHQKIKYLKKTLWYLVHYHGEDSDVAPQIEEGIIECRWVHLPDLDKYRPLLLARIEYVIDFWLQNLAYAPRY, encoded by the coding sequence ATGAATGAAGAAATTACGCTTTCCAACACTTTAAAATTGCCGCGCGTGAGGTCCGCGGGCGGTCTTGTATATAACGACAACTACCACATACTGCTTATATTCAAACGCGGGAAATGGGACTTGCCTAAAGGCCGGTTCGAAATGGATTCAGACCCTGTCGAAACCGCCTTGAGAGAAATAAGTGAAGAGACAGGACTTGATAAAAACAAGCTGACGGTTCAGGGCAGATTGGTTTCTACGTGGCATACCACAAGGCACCAAAAGATAAAATATCTGAAAAAGACCTTATGGTATCTTGTACATTATCATGGTGAAGATTCCGATGTCGCGCCCCAGATAGAAGAGGGTATAATTGAATGCCGCTGGGTGCATTTGCCCGACCTGGATAAGTACAGGCCGTTGCTTCTCGCAAGGATAGAGTACGTGATCGATTTTTGGTTGCAGAATCTTGCGTACGCCCCCCGATATTAA
- a CDS encoding polyphosphate kinase: MKKLTGKKVLKINAPYGGISLRDYHIEKRRLQLELLTIQQRVAKLGERMCICFDGRDAAGKGSTILRFTQNLMPKYYGTVDLGIPTQKESKYWFHRYEKHLPEPGEMVFFDRSWYNRALIEPTMGYCTKKQYEYFIHKVLEWEHQLIDDGLKLVKFYLSVDPEHQLYRFQERLSDPLKFWKFSENDFHARKKWETYTKYKEQMFSHTASEKSPWVLIDSNSRKTSRLTCMLYVVNLYGKKKFVPLTGEDVTEMHSIEINGVAFNGLNKLQYSVLKEMADEQKLNARELLTEPRNE, encoded by the coding sequence ATGAAAAAGCTTACGGGAAAAAAAGTATTAAAGATCAACGCCCCTTACGGGGGTATAAGCCTTAGGGACTACCACATCGAAAAACGAAGGCTCCAGCTTGAGCTGCTGACAATTCAGCAGAGGGTAGCAAAGCTGGGGGAACGTATGTGTATATGCTTCGATGGGCGCGACGCGGCGGGCAAGGGCTCTACAATACTGCGGTTCACGCAAAACCTTATGCCTAAATACTACGGTACCGTTGATCTTGGCATACCCACACAAAAAGAATCCAAGTACTGGTTCCACAGATACGAAAAGCACCTGCCGGAACCCGGTGAAATGGTTTTCTTCGACCGTTCTTGGTACAACCGTGCGTTGATAGAGCCTACGATGGGGTATTGCACAAAGAAACAGTATGAATACTTCATACATAAGGTTCTTGAATGGGAGCACCAGCTGATAGACGACGGACTCAAGCTCGTGAAATTTTATTTATCGGTTGATCCCGAACACCAGCTTTACAGGTTTCAGGAACGTCTGTCCGACCCGCTTAAGTTTTGGAAATTTTCGGAGAATGATTTTCATGCGAGAAAAAAATGGGAAACTTATACGAAATACAAAGAACAGATGTTCTCGCATACGGCGTCTGAAAAATCTCCCTGGGTACTGATTGATTCCAATTCCAGGAAAACGTCACGGCTCACATGTATGCTTTATGTTGTGAACCTCTACGGCAAGAAGAAATTTGTTCCTTTAACGGGAGAAGACGTAACCGAAATGCATAGTATTGAAATAAACGGAGTTGCATTTAACGGGTTAAACAAACTGCAGTATTCTGTGCTCAAAGAAATGGCTGATGAACAAAAACTAAACGCCAGGGAGCTTCTTACGGAACCGAGAAATGAATGA
- a CDS encoding DUF302 domain-containing protein: protein MEVRDLSSYSFGGETECNFDEAVKKVTGTLKEHGFGVLTEIDAQKVLKEKLGVDRKPYKILGACNPEFAHRAIDMEPQLGTLLPCNVLVYEKDDGAVVVCAMNPETALNLTDNPGIGEIAKEVRERIQAALKML from the coding sequence ATGGAAGTAAGAGACTTAAGCAGCTACTCATTCGGCGGAGAGACCGAGTGTAATTTCGACGAGGCGGTAAAAAAGGTCACAGGGACGCTCAAGGAGCATGGGTTCGGCGTTCTGACCGAGATTGACGCACAGAAAGTGCTCAAAGAAAAACTCGGAGTGGACAGAAAGCCTTATAAGATTCTGGGAGCGTGTAATCCCGAATTCGCGCACAGGGCCATAGATATGGAGCCTCAACTGGGCACGCTTCTTCCGTGCAATGTTCTCGTCTACGAAAAGGATGACGGCGCTGTGGTCGTATGCGCGATGAATCCCGAGACTGCCTTAAACCTGACGGATAATCCTGGTATTGGGGAGATTGCGAAGGAAGTCAGAGAAAGGATACAAGCTGCTCTGAAGATGTTATAA
- a CDS encoding carboxymuconolactone decarboxylase family protein — protein sequence MADEKRWFEKHAPEMAEGWWSFYNAVEGETALDKKTKALIAVAVATHGRCPHCTGSRIKKALALGISKQEIAEAIMHTALLSSGTEIFWAKDVFDKYLG from the coding sequence ATGGCCGATGAAAAGAGATGGTTCGAGAAACACGCACCTGAGATGGCGGAAGGGTGGTGGAGTTTTTACAATGCGGTTGAAGGAGAGACGGCGCTTGATAAAAAGACCAAGGCGCTTATAGCTGTTGCCGTTGCCACGCACGGAAGATGCCCGCACTGTACGGGATCAAGGATAAAAAAAGCGCTCGCCCTCGGGATAAGCAAACAGGAGATTGCTGAAGCGATTATGCACACGGCTCTCCTCTCCTCGGGAACGGAAATCTTCTGGGCAAAAGATGTCTTCGACAAGTATCTTGGTTGA
- the msrA gene encoding peptide-methionine (S)-S-oxide reductase MsrA, which translates to MTMAEEKNHSETATFAGGCFWCMQPPFDNLEGVISTTVGYTGGTEKNPNYHEVCYGMTGHLESIQIVFDPARVSYHELLDVFWLNVDPTDDGGQFVDRGRHYKTAIFYHDEKQKEAAEESKKKLAETGRYKAPIVTEIRPAMEFYPAEDYHQDYYQKNPIGYATYKVGSGRDRYIQHMKDIK; encoded by the coding sequence ATGACCATGGCAGAAGAAAAGAACCATTCCGAAACGGCTACCTTCGCGGGCGGTTGTTTCTGGTGCATGCAGCCTCCCTTCGATAACCTTGAAGGTGTCATTTCAACTACTGTAGGTTATACGGGGGGCACCGAAAAGAATCCGAACTATCATGAGGTTTGTTACGGAATGACGGGGCATCTGGAATCGATTCAGATAGTTTTTGACCCCGCTCGTGTCTCTTATCATGAGCTCCTTGACGTTTTCTGGCTGAATGTGGACCCCACCGATGACGGAGGACAGTTTGTCGACAGGGGCCGTCATTACAAAACGGCCATCTTTTATCACGATGAAAAACAGAAAGAGGCCGCGGAGGAATCAAAGAAAAAACTCGCCGAGACCGGAAGATACAAGGCCCCCATAGTCACCGAAATCAGACCCGCCATGGAATTCTATCCCGCCGAGGATTATCATCAAGATTATTACCAAAAAAACCCGATCGGCTACGCTACGTACAAGGTGGGCTCGGGCAGAGACAGGTATATACAGCATATGAAAGATATAAAATAA
- a CDS encoding PDZ domain-containing protein encodes MKISLLALIFYLLTACTFAYSWTNNPAKDVKSDPDALMLRFPDVSADEIVFVYAGDLWIVPREGGVARKLTSSRGSEQFPKFSPDGGRIAFSGNYDGNTDVYVISAEGGIPSRLTHHPDDDLVVDWHPDGDHILFRSNMLSPSNRFNRFFSQAVNGGMPEVLPLPYGEFGSFSPDGGQMAFDYYSPMRGVWKRYKGGMASDIWIYKFDDKSVKRLTSYEGTDFLPMWHGNKIYFLSDQGKAHRLNLWVHDLETEETKQITTFTDYDIRWSSLGPKDIVFENGGKLFLLHLADESISEVSVQAPYDLPEVRPRLKDLSRYIENFSVSPTGKRALFEARGEVVTVPAGEGAVRNLTETSGVAERFPVWSNDGKYIAYLSDKSGEYELYLRLSNGEGEETRITTDGGSFRYKPLWSPDSRKIAFSDKAGSLYIVDIDKGVPEFVDKDDHDKIDFYSWSPDSRWVAYTKKMPNGLKSVFLYGADTKNTHKVTTDFYNHNSPVFDPEGRYLYYYSDTSFKPVYGDMDDTWIYPNSTQIYAITLRKDIMSPLAPRDEEEYVSDNSGKISNGDNNKNKGGKVEIDFEGIEERAVKIPVGAGNFGSLSSVKGKIVYLRFPPAGVENHNGPGGTLQYFDLQDRREKTVIPKISDYAVSSSGEKVIYRSGDKFGIIGLAEGKKPGEGQINLSGMKFFIDPREEWRQIFNDAWRIQRDFFYDPNMHGVDWQGVKERYEKLLPFVVSRDDLNYVISEMMGELNSSHTYVSGGDIEEAERVSVGLLGADLELDEKREAYRIKRIYKGGELSADVYSPLGQPGVKVKEGEYLVAVNGNNLDASADPWKAFQGLEGETVTLTLGSEPDSKNPRQITVKLISSGEDKKLRYLDWIENNRKRVEEMTGGKVGYIYLPDTAWQGQNELVRQLTPQAGKEALIIDERFNGGGQVPDRFIEFLDRPTLNYWAVRDFKDWRTPTRSHTGPKAMIINGWAGSGGDALPYYFKKAGLGPLVGTRTMGGLIGIGGNPGLIDGGFVTAPTYAFWNSDGKWEVEGYGVDPDYEVDDLPGNLNETDDPQLDRAVEIILDLLEKNPRVKPERPVYEDRSGSD; translated from the coding sequence ATGAAAATATCTTTGCTGGCCCTTATTTTTTACCTGCTCACGGCATGCACTTTTGCATATTCATGGACGAATAATCCTGCGAAAGACGTGAAGAGCGACCCGGACGCTCTCATGCTTCGCTTCCCCGATGTAAGCGCGGACGAGATCGTTTTCGTCTATGCGGGGGACCTCTGGATAGTCCCGAGGGAAGGCGGTGTCGCGAGAAAGTTAACTTCCTCCCGCGGAAGCGAGCAATTCCCTAAATTCTCACCGGACGGCGGCAGGATAGCCTTCAGCGGAAATTACGACGGTAATACCGATGTGTATGTGATTTCGGCTGAAGGCGGGATTCCTTCAAGACTGACCCACCACCCGGATGACGACCTTGTCGTGGACTGGCACCCGGACGGAGATCATATACTGTTCCGGTCCAATATGCTGAGTCCTTCTAACCGTTTCAACCGTTTTTTCAGCCAGGCTGTAAATGGGGGTATGCCGGAAGTTCTTCCTCTTCCGTACGGCGAGTTCGGGAGCTTCAGTCCGGACGGCGGTCAGATGGCATTCGATTATTACTCTCCGATGAGGGGAGTATGGAAGCGCTATAAGGGCGGAATGGCGAGCGATATATGGATATATAAATTCGACGACAAGTCTGTAAAGAGGCTTACATCATACGAAGGGACGGACTTTCTGCCTATGTGGCACGGTAACAAAATATATTTTCTCTCAGACCAGGGGAAAGCGCACAGGCTCAACCTGTGGGTTCATGATCTCGAGACCGAAGAAACAAAGCAGATAACCACTTTCACGGATTACGACATAAGATGGTCGAGTCTCGGGCCGAAGGATATTGTTTTCGAGAACGGGGGGAAGCTCTTTCTGCTCCACCTGGCCGATGAAAGCATAAGCGAGGTTTCCGTTCAGGCTCCGTATGATTTGCCCGAGGTCAGGCCACGCCTGAAGGATCTGTCGAGATATATCGAAAATTTTTCCGTCTCACCCACGGGCAAGAGGGCATTGTTTGAAGCTCGCGGTGAGGTTGTCACCGTACCCGCCGGAGAGGGAGCCGTCCGTAATCTGACGGAAACCTCCGGTGTTGCGGAGCGTTTTCCCGTCTGGTCGAATGACGGTAAGTATATTGCGTATCTTTCCGATAAATCCGGAGAGTATGAGCTTTATTTGAGACTCAGCAACGGTGAGGGAGAGGAGACCAGAATTACAACGGACGGCGGCAGCTTTCGCTACAAGCCTCTGTGGTCCCCGGATAGCAGGAAAATTGCTTTCAGCGATAAGGCCGGGAGCCTCTACATTGTGGATATCGACAAGGGAGTTCCGGAGTTTGTGGATAAAGACGATCATGATAAAATCGACTTCTATTCGTGGTCTCCTGACAGCAGATGGGTAGCATATACAAAGAAAATGCCCAACGGTCTTAAATCCGTTTTCCTCTACGGTGCGGACACCAAAAATACTCACAAGGTCACAACCGATTTCTACAACCACAACTCCCCCGTATTCGATCCCGAGGGCAGGTATTTATACTACTATTCCGATACGAGCTTCAAGCCGGTTTACGGCGATATGGACGACACGTGGATATACCCTAACTCGACACAGATTTACGCAATTACTCTCAGGAAAGACATAATGTCTCCTCTGGCGCCCCGAGATGAAGAAGAGTACGTTTCGGATAATTCCGGAAAAATCTCAAATGGCGACAATAATAAAAATAAGGGCGGTAAAGTTGAAATCGACTTCGAAGGAATAGAAGAGCGGGCCGTAAAAATCCCCGTTGGCGCCGGGAATTTCGGGTCGCTGAGTTCGGTAAAAGGTAAAATTGTTTATTTGCGTTTTCCCCCGGCAGGGGTGGAAAATCATAATGGGCCCGGCGGAACGCTTCAGTATTTCGATTTGCAAGACAGGAGAGAAAAAACGGTTATCCCCAAGATAAGTGATTACGCAGTTTCCTCAAGCGGCGAAAAGGTTATTTACAGGTCGGGGGATAAATTCGGAATAATCGGTCTTGCGGAAGGTAAAAAACCGGGGGAGGGTCAAATCAACTTATCGGGAATGAAGTTTTTCATCGACCCCCGCGAGGAGTGGCGGCAGATTTTCAACGATGCGTGGCGTATTCAGCGGGACTTTTTCTACGATCCCAACATGCACGGGGTTGACTGGCAGGGGGTGAAGGAGAGATATGAAAAATTACTCCCCTTCGTTGTCAGTCGCGATGACTTAAACTATGTAATAAGCGAGATGATGGGGGAGCTAAATTCTTCTCACACCTATGTGAGCGGAGGTGACATTGAGGAGGCGGAGAGGGTTTCTGTCGGCCTTTTGGGCGCGGATCTGGAATTGGACGAGAAGAGGGAGGCCTACAGAATTAAAAGGATATATAAAGGCGGGGAGTTGAGCGCCGATGTCTATTCTCCGCTCGGGCAGCCGGGAGTAAAAGTAAAAGAAGGAGAATATCTGGTGGCTGTAAACGGAAACAATCTGGATGCGTCTGCCGACCCCTGGAAAGCGTTTCAGGGTCTTGAGGGAGAAACGGTGACGTTAACACTCGGTTCCGAACCCGACTCGAAAAATCCCCGGCAGATAACCGTGAAGCTCATATCGAGCGGCGAGGATAAGAAGCTCCGTTATCTTGACTGGATTGAAAATAACCGCAAAAGGGTTGAGGAGATGACCGGCGGTAAAGTGGGATACATATATCTGCCGGATACCGCTTGGCAGGGGCAGAACGAGCTTGTTCGTCAACTTACGCCGCAGGCCGGTAAGGAGGCGCTCATAATTGACGAGAGATTTAACGGCGGAGGGCAGGTGCCGGACCGCTTTATCGAGTTTCTCGATCGGCCGACCCTTAACTATTGGGCGGTGCGGGATTTTAAGGACTGGAGAACTCCGACACGTTCTCACACCGGCCCGAAGGCTATGATTATAAACGGATGGGCCGGGTCGGGAGGCGACGCCCTTCCATATTATTTTAAAAAAGCGGGACTCGGTCCACTGGTCGGGACGCGTACAATGGGCGGACTCATCGGTATAGGGGGTAATCCGGGCTTAATAGACGGCGGATTTGTCACGGCGCCTACTTACGCTTTCTGGAATTCGGACGGTAAATGGGAGGTAGAGGGATACGGTGTCGATCCCGACTACGAAGTCGATGACCTTCCCGGGAACCTTAACGAAACGGATGACCCTCAGTTGGACAGGGCTGTTGAAATCATTCTCGATCTTCTGGAAAAGAATCCTCGGGTAAAACCCGAGAGACCTGTCTACGAAGACAGATCCGGATCGGACTAA
- a CDS encoding amino acid permease, whose translation MNSPKKPESLKKELKLLDVYALATGTTLSAGFFLLPGLAAVMAGPAIVLAYLVAALPIIPATFSIVELTTAMPKAGGEYYFLDRSMGPLFGTVGGLGNWLALVLKVAFALIGMGVYVGLFIPDLPITPVAIGIALALGVLNLIGAKISGGFQVIVVLLILVFLIVFLGAGVPEVKLSHFDGFFDSGLTGVLATAAFVYISYGGITKVTSLSEEVVNPERNLPLGIFLALLTAIILYVLGAAIMVGVVPMDRLAGDLSPVATLGGVIFGKVGIVAVSVAALLGFISVANSGTMSASRYPLAMSRDLMMPGFLQKLGNNGIPFYSIIVTVGTIVAILLLLDTSKIVKIASAFQILMFTLVCVAVIVMRESKIESYDPSYRSPLYPWMQIFGILGSLWLLVNMGGWIKIATIAMVLVGVVWYKFYVKNKVVRSGAIYHMFETLGRSRYEGLDRELRGILKEKELRKEDPFDELVARSYVIDINRRMEFDEVVEQASVIFSELAKESSDSLRKRFMEGTLVGATPVSHEVALPHLRLEGLAQMEMVMVRSKPGIYIKFRNPVTDQDEEQTLRAIFFLASPLDNPSQHLRMLAQIARHVENEDFANEWEMAEDEQQLKEAILHDERFHSIYVHKDSPTESLIGRQLKELKMPEGSLIALIRRGEEIIIPRGNTVLEENDRITVIGEPSSMREFHKRYIG comes from the coding sequence ATGAATTCACCTAAGAAACCGGAAAGCCTCAAGAAAGAGCTCAAGCTTCTCGATGTGTATGCGCTCGCTACGGGTACTACGCTCAGCGCCGGGTTTTTTCTCCTTCCGGGTCTCGCGGCCGTTATGGCAGGACCGGCTATAGTACTGGCCTATCTGGTGGCGGCGCTTCCTATCATTCCCGCTACATTCAGCATAGTGGAGTTGACTACGGCCATGCCCAAGGCGGGGGGAGAATACTACTTCCTGGACAGGTCAATGGGTCCTCTCTTCGGTACGGTAGGAGGCCTGGGTAACTGGTTGGCTCTTGTGTTGAAGGTAGCTTTCGCATTGATCGGCATGGGAGTTTATGTAGGGCTTTTCATTCCCGACCTCCCTATCACCCCTGTAGCGATCGGCATTGCACTGGCTCTGGGGGTGCTCAATCTTATAGGCGCCAAAATAAGCGGGGGATTTCAAGTCATTGTGGTCCTTTTAATACTGGTATTCCTCATTGTCTTTCTCGGCGCGGGGGTTCCGGAAGTCAAATTGTCCCACTTTGACGGCTTCTTTGACTCGGGTCTGACGGGGGTTCTTGCGACGGCGGCCTTCGTGTATATAAGTTACGGCGGAATTACAAAGGTAACGAGCCTTTCTGAAGAAGTGGTGAACCCGGAACGCAATCTGCCGCTCGGAATTTTCCTGGCTCTTCTAACCGCGATAATTCTCTACGTTCTAGGAGCGGCTATTATGGTGGGAGTTGTGCCTATGGACAGGCTCGCGGGCGACCTCTCTCCGGTAGCCACACTCGGGGGCGTGATATTCGGCAAGGTAGGCATCGTAGCGGTGTCCGTAGCAGCGCTTCTGGGGTTCATCTCCGTCGCGAATTCGGGCACGATGAGTGCGTCCCGTTATCCGCTCGCCATGAGCCGCGATCTCATGATGCCGGGATTTTTACAAAAACTCGGCAACAATGGCATACCCTTCTACTCCATAATCGTAACCGTCGGCACAATTGTAGCTATTCTTCTCCTCCTGGATACATCAAAGATCGTAAAAATTGCGAGCGCCTTTCAGATACTGATGTTTACTCTAGTCTGTGTCGCCGTAATAGTGATGAGAGAGAGTAAAATCGAATCCTACGATCCAAGCTACCGTTCACCGCTCTATCCGTGGATGCAGATATTCGGCATTCTGGGAAGCCTGTGGCTTCTCGTTAATATGGGGGGATGGATAAAGATCGCCACGATAGCGATGGTTCTCGTGGGAGTGGTTTGGTATAAGTTCTATGTCAAGAATAAAGTTGTCAGGAGCGGCGCGATATATCATATGTTCGAGACGCTCGGCAGGTCCAGGTATGAGGGGCTCGACAGGGAGCTCAGAGGGATATTGAAAGAGAAAGAGCTCCGCAAGGAAGACCCGTTCGATGAGCTCGTGGCGAGGAGTTATGTTATCGATATCAACAGGCGGATGGAATTTGACGAGGTGGTGGAGCAGGCGAGCGTAATATTCTCCGAGCTGGCCAAAGAATCGTCCGATAGTCTTAGAAAAAGGTTTATGGAAGGCACATTGGTGGGTGCTACGCCTGTTTCGCATGAAGTCGCTCTACCGCATCTGCGTCTTGAAGGGCTGGCTCAAATGGAGATGGTAATGGTGCGTTCGAAGCCCGGAATCTACATCAAATTCAGGAATCCCGTCACCGATCAGGATGAGGAGCAAACACTTCGCGCGATATTTTTCCTGGCAAGTCCGCTCGATAATCCGTCTCAGCATCTGAGGATGCTGGCTCAGATCGCGCGCCATGTGGAGAACGAGGATTTTGCTAATGAGTGGGAGATGGCCGAGGATGAACAGCAGCTTAAGGAGGCCATACTCCATGACGAGAGGTTTCACTCTATATATGTACATAAGGACTCACCCACTGAATCCCTTATTGGCAGGCAGCTAAAGGAACTTAAAATGCCTGAGGGCAGTTTGATAGCCCTTATTCGACGCGGTGAGGAGATAATAATCCCGCGCGGGAATACGGTGCTTGAGGAAAACGACCGGATTACCGTGATAGGCGAGCCTTCAAGCATGAGAGAGTTTCACAAAAGGTATATAGGTTAG
- a CDS encoding D-alanine--D-alanine ligase family protein yields the protein MPRLTVGVIFGGRSVEHEISLLSAKSIIKHVNPEKFEVFPIFIDKSGIWRRASIAAWLKDGELEVSDSSFLAPSLNPENHEFYEIFGGELRSAHRVDVIFPVLHGTHGEDGAVQGMFELMGVPYVGASVLGSSVGMDKIIMKAVLKDSGLPVVSYTGFYKHEWKSGRDILRNRILQEIGVPCFTKSADLGSSVGITKVNSPGELDKAVDFSCRFSSRVLVEKAVPKPREIEISVLGNENPIASCPGEVVPHREFYDYRAKYLEQGTGLIAPAELDEGTTERLRDYAVKTFKALDCRGLGRVDFLINGETNEIYISEINTMPGFTQISMYPRLWGLSGMEYPDLVSRLIELALETSELKNSLESDIAESQKPL from the coding sequence TTGCCCAGATTAACGGTAGGAGTTATTTTCGGCGGCAGATCGGTGGAGCATGAGATTTCTCTCCTCTCCGCGAAGTCAATAATAAAGCACGTAAACCCGGAAAAATTCGAAGTATTTCCCATATTCATCGACAAGAGCGGAATATGGCGCAGAGCGTCAATTGCCGCATGGTTAAAGGACGGAGAGCTTGAAGTCTCGGATAGCTCCTTTTTAGCCCCTTCTCTTAACCCGGAGAATCACGAGTTTTATGAGATATTCGGCGGGGAATTGCGTTCCGCGCACAGGGTCGACGTCATTTTCCCAGTGCTTCACGGGACGCATGGTGAAGACGGAGCGGTACAGGGCATGTTCGAGCTTATGGGTGTACCGTATGTAGGGGCTTCGGTGCTCGGGTCTTCCGTGGGAATGGACAAAATTATCATGAAGGCCGTGCTTAAGGATTCGGGTCTCCCTGTAGTGAGTTATACGGGATTTTACAAGCACGAATGGAAATCCGGCAGGGATATCTTAAGAAACAGGATTTTGCAGGAGATAGGAGTGCCGTGTTTCACAAAGTCGGCGGATCTGGGCTCAAGCGTGGGTATTACTAAAGTTAACTCTCCCGGAGAACTCGATAAAGCCGTTGATTTCTCCTGCCGGTTCTCCAGCAGGGTGCTCGTGGAGAAGGCGGTTCCAAAGCCCAGGGAGATTGAAATTAGTGTGCTCGGGAATGAGAATCCGATAGCATCATGCCCCGGCGAAGTGGTGCCGCACAGGGAATTTTACGATTACAGGGCAAAATATCTTGAGCAGGGGACGGGGCTTATTGCCCCCGCTGAGCTGGATGAGGGAACAACGGAAAGGCTTAGAGATTACGCGGTGAAAACATTTAAGGCGCTTGACTGCCGCGGTCTGGGCAGGGTGGATTTTCTTATAAACGGCGAGACCAACGAAATATATATAAGTGAAATCAATACCATGCCCGGATTTACACAGATAAGCATGTATCCCAGGCTGTGGGGTCTGAGCGGAATGGAATATCCCGATCTCGTATCCAGACTGATAGAGCTTGCACTTGAGACGAGTGAACTCAAGAACAGTCTGGAATCGGATATTGCGGAAAGCCAAAAACCCCTATAA
- a CDS encoding acetyl-CoA C-acetyltransferase, which produces MQKVVISEPLRTAIGAFGGTLKDTSPTQLGSTVVKEILDRTGVDPKEIDDCIMGNILSAGQGMNISRQVALGAGLPIETPALTVNRVCGSGIQTIVLGAQAIKAGDADAIIAGGTENMNQAPFYLQKARYGYRMGMPKDEIVDGMVYDGLWDIFNDYHMGVTAENLAEAYNISKEEQDEFAYKSQMKCKEAMDSDRFQDEIVPVMIPQRRADPVSFQKDEHPKGDTTMEGLQRLRAVFKVGGTVSAGNASGINDGAAAVLITSEKKAKELGLKPVASIVSYAVAGVDPSIMGIGPVPAIQKALDKAKLSIDDIDLFELNEAFAAQSLAVLRDLPVPEDKINVNGGAIALGHPIGASGTRILVTLLHEMKKRKKAKRGLAALCIGGGMGIAMIVEKEK; this is translated from the coding sequence ATGCAGAAGGTCGTAATTAGCGAACCGCTAAGAACTGCAATTGGGGCTTTTGGCGGCACATTAAAAGATACCAGTCCGACCCAGCTCGGTTCCACCGTTGTGAAGGAGATACTGGACCGGACCGGGGTGGACCCGAAAGAAATAGATGACTGTATTATGGGGAATATTCTCAGCGCCGGTCAGGGTATGAATATTTCGAGACAGGTAGCGCTCGGCGCGGGGCTCCCTATCGAAACCCCGGCACTTACCGTTAACAGGGTATGCGGATCGGGGATACAGACCATAGTACTCGGCGCGCAGGCTATAAAGGCCGGGGATGCGGACGCAATAATCGCCGGAGGGACAGAGAACATGAACCAGGCTCCCTTCTATCTGCAAAAAGCCCGTTACGGATACAGAATGGGAATGCCCAAGGACGAAATTGTTGACGGCATGGTTTACGACGGTCTCTGGGACATTTTTAACGACTACCATATGGGTGTTACGGCCGAGAACCTTGCCGAAGCATATAATATATCCAAGGAAGAACAGGACGAATTCGCATATAAGAGCCAGATGAAGTGTAAAGAAGCGATGGACAGTGACAGATTCCAGGACGAAATCGTTCCGGTTATGATCCCCCAGAGAAGGGCCGACCCTGTTTCTTTCCAAAAGGATGAGCACCCGAAAGGGGATACAACAATGGAAGGGCTTCAGAGATTAAGAGCCGTATTCAAAGTGGGCGGAACGGTTAGCGCCGGAAACGCATCGGGCATTAACGACGGCGCCGCGGCTGTTCTGATTACTTCCGAGAAAAAGGCAAAGGAACTCGGACTCAAACCGGTTGCTTCGATAGTATCCTACGCCGTAGCGGGCGTCGACCCATCTATTATGGGTATCGGCCCGGTTCCCGCGATTCAGAAGGCGCTCGATAAAGCCAAGCTCTCTATAGACGATATAGATCTTTTCGAGCTCAACGAGGCGTTTGCAGCTCAGTCGCTTGCGGTACTGAGGGATTTACCCGTACCGGAAGACAAGATAAACGTAAACGGCGGGGCAATCGCGCTCGGTCACCCGATTGGGGCTTCCGGAACCAGAATCCTGGTCACGCTGCTACACGAAATGAAGAAGAGAAAGAAAGCGAAACGCGGTCTTGCGGCCCTTTGTATCGGCGGCGGAATGGGTATCGCTATGATTGTAGAGAAAGAAAAGTAA
- a CDS encoding thioesterase family protein: MARIKMEFPESFIFSTEINLRISDINYGGHLGHDSILSLTHEARVRFFYDYGFSELDVDGPGIVMSDVAVVYKSESFYGEIIIIEIAVCDFTKYGCDLVYRLKEKETEREVALAKTGIVFMNYEERKVAPVPGRFRELFEPEKYMIEIQS; the protein is encoded by the coding sequence ATGGCCAGGATAAAAATGGAGTTTCCGGAAAGTTTTATATTCTCAACCGAAATCAATCTGAGAATAAGCGATATCAACTACGGCGGGCACCTGGGGCATGATTCAATCCTCTCGTTAACGCATGAGGCCAGGGTAAGGTTTTTTTACGACTACGGGTTCTCGGAGCTCGACGTTGACGGGCCGGGGATAGTAATGTCGGACGTCGCCGTAGTATATAAGTCGGAGAGCTTCTACGGCGAGATTATAATCATTGAGATAGCCGTTTGTGATTTTACGAAGTACGGCTGCGATTTGGTGTACAGGCTCAAGGAGAAAGAGACGGAAAGGGAGGTGGCTCTCGCCAAGACGGGGATCGTGTTCATGAACTACGAAGAGCGGAAGGTCGCTCCCGTGCCCGGGAGGTTCAGGGAGTTATTCGAGCCTGAGAAATATATGATAGAAATCCAGTCATAA